DNA sequence from the Aquipuribacter hungaricus genome:
TGATCCGGCGGAAGGAGTAGACGACGTCCTCGGCGTCCAGCGGGGTGCCGTCGTGGAAGGTCACGCCCTCGCGCAGCGTGAACACCCACTGCAGGCCGTCCTCGCTCGTGGTCCACGACTCCGCGAGCGACGGCTCGAAGGTGAGGTCCTCGGCGCTGGGGACGACGAGGGTGTCGTAGACGTTCTCCAGCACCTGGAAGCTGGCCTGCGACGTGGTGACGTGCGGGTCGAACTGGTCGGGGGTGTTGGCCAGGGCGGCGACGAGGACGCCCTCGCCCGCGGCCCCGCCCGCGCCGTCGGCGGAGGCGGACGGCTCGGGGGCCTCGTCCAGGCCCTCGGCGTCCACCCCCTCGCCGGTGCTGCAGGCTGCGAGCAGCAGCGCGAGACCGGAGGCGGTGACCGCCAGGGACAGGGCGCGGGGAGCTCTCATGGTCCCTGCCTAGCCCGACCGGGTGACGGTGACCAGCAGGCGTGCGCGGCCGGTCGCTGTTCGTTACGCCTTCGCAACACCCGCCGTCCTCGGGCCACCGGACGGGCGGGGTCGGTGGACCGGCGGGCGGTCGTACGGCAGGATCAGCCCCGTCGGGCACCGCCGTCCGGCACGCTCGTGCGCCGGGGCACCTGCCCGCCACACGTCGACGACGACGGCAGCCAGGCACGGAGGTCCGGACCCGGACCACCTTCACGACGGATCGTCCGGCACGTACCTGCCGGTGGAGGAGATCACCGCTCATGGCAACTGTGACGTTCGACAAGGCCTCGCGCCTGTACCCGGGGGCCGAGACCCCCGCCGTGGACCAGCTCGAGCTGTCGGTCGGCGACGGGGAGTTCCTCGTCCTCGTCGGCCCCTCCGGCTGCGGCAAGTCCACCTCGCTGCGCATGCTCGCCGGCCTGGAGGAGGTGACCAGCGGGAACATCTACATCGGCGACCGCGACGTCACCGACATGCCGCCCAAGGACCGCGACATCGCGATGGTGTTCCAGAACTACGCGCTGTACCCCCACATGTCGGTCGCCGACAACATGGGCTTCGCGCTCAAGATCGCCGGCGTGGCCAAGGACGAGATCCGCAAGCGCGTCGAGGAGGCCGCCAAGATCCTCGACCTCACGCCGTACCTGGACCGCAAGCCCAAGGCCCTGTCCGGTGGCCAGCGCCAGCGCGTGGCCATGGGCCGCGCGATCGTCCGCAGCCCCCAGGTCTTCCTCATGGACGAGCCGCTGTCCAACCTGGACGCCAAGCTCCGCGTCCAGACCCGCACGCAGATCGCCTCGCTCCAGCGCCGCCTCGGCGTCACGACGGTCTACGTCACCCACGACCAGGTCGAGGCCATGACCATGGGCGACCGCGTCGCGGTCCTCAAGGACGGCATCCTCCAGCAAGTC
Encoded proteins:
- a CDS encoding sn-glycerol-3-phosphate ABC transporter ATP-binding protein UgpC, producing MATVTFDKASRLYPGAETPAVDQLELSVGDGEFLVLVGPSGCGKSTSLRMLAGLEEVTSGNIYIGDRDVTDMPPKDRDIAMVFQNYALYPHMSVADNMGFALKIAGVAKDEIRKRVEEAAKILDLTPYLDRKPKALSGGQRQRVAMGRAIVRSPQVFLMDEPLSNLDAKLRVQTRTQIASLQRRLGVTTVYVTHDQVEAMTMGDRVAVLKDGILQQVDSPRNMYDRPNNVFVAGFIGSPAMNLLTLPVSEQGVQFGSMLLPIERSLLSKASGNKVTVGVRPEDLDISGSGQGLPVQVDVVEELGADAYIYGTTSVGEAVDIDDPDLRGEDAAAKGGDNIIARTDGRRPPTRGETVHLVPSGAGHVHFFDISTGARLDA